From one uncultured Methanoregula sp. genomic stretch:
- a CDS encoding metal-dependent transcriptional regulator: protein MEIRDGLGLSPRKAAYVRFIYEKDGQVRTNDLAEHFSVDPSTVTKTISELVEGGLITHTPYYGVRLSDAGRSYAAFLVKRHRILSLIFTHYGLSHEQACEEVSRFESLVSKDAIDRMCHAMGHPRQGVCGEITHDPGCLDHVR, encoded by the coding sequence ATGGAAATCCGTGACGGCCTTGGGCTCTCGCCCCGGAAAGCAGCCTATGTCCGGTTCATCTACGAGAAGGATGGACAGGTCAGGACAAACGATCTCGCGGAGCACTTCTCTGTTGATCCTTCCACAGTAACCAAGACCATCAGCGAACTTGTTGAAGGCGGCCTTATCACCCATACCCCGTATTACGGTGTCCGCCTGTCCGATGCAGGCCGGTCGTACGCGGCGTTCCTGGTGAAGAGGCACCGCATCCTCTCGCTTATCTTCACCCATTACGGCCTCTCCCATGAACAGGCCTGTGAAGAAGTCTCGCGGTTCGAGAGCCTTGTCTCGAAAGATGCCATCGACCGTATGTGCCATGCCATGGGACACCCCCGGCAGGGAGTATGCGGAGAGATAACCCACGATCCCGGGTGCCTTGACCATGTCCGCTGA
- a CDS encoding PAS domain S-box protein: MITLLYVDDEPELLELGRLFLERSGDFTVLTASSAAEGLELLGRQSFDAIISDYQMPVMDGIEFLKRVRSQFDGIPFILFTGRGREEVVIEAINNGADFYLQKGGDAMAQFAELRHKILIALERRQAVDALRNSEQRLSDIINFLPDATFAINTEGKVIAWNKALEVMSGIPASSMIGKGDYEYALAFFPERRPILIDLIQEPLDKPENLGYAILQRDGSVIVAETNAPSPRGVPGVFSAKASLLFDKNGVITGAIESVRDITESKKNEVSLRERQAELKSIFAAAPGGIGVSVNKKFREINQYFCDMLGYSEEELLTNTSRMIYPDDEEYRFVMRERDRQIQERGIAKIETRWQRKDGTILDILLSSAPLIPGDLSRGLTFTAIDITDRKRVEDELRIENEKNRGLMDHANDAIFIVDAETRMLIDANKKAQDLVGKTPDEIRTWHYTNLLPPAVHGRVSLYFDEIIRDGSGSQMFPVLDREGRQVPVIINATAISQGERQCIMGILHDISEIQMTQEALEFSNRKLNLLSEITRHDIRNKLTVIGGYLELVKDRPEEPEYSMYVRKITDTFQTISENIEFTRVYQNLGSSAPIWQNVHEAFFHACTQMDIQRVCVQSDVGGIDIFADPLLEQAFYNLIENVLKHGNKVTTIRLSARANRDSAEIIIEDNGVGIPPFDKENIFTKGFGKNTGLGLFLVKEILSITGITIRENGEYRKGARFELVIPRGAFRFPGNRQSDRCHILTHEKP; the protein is encoded by the coding sequence ATGATAACCCTCCTCTACGTAGATGACGAGCCGGAACTCCTGGAGCTGGGCAGGCTTTTCCTTGAACGGAGCGGGGATTTTACCGTCCTGACGGCTTCCTCTGCAGCAGAAGGACTTGAGCTGCTCGGGCGCCAGTCATTCGATGCCATCATTTCTGATTACCAGATGCCGGTGATGGATGGGATCGAGTTTCTCAAGCGGGTCCGTTCCCAGTTCGATGGTATCCCGTTCATTCTCTTTACGGGTAGGGGACGCGAAGAAGTGGTTATCGAGGCTATCAATAACGGTGCCGACTTTTATCTCCAGAAAGGTGGAGATGCAATGGCCCAGTTTGCCGAGCTCCGGCACAAGATCCTGATTGCTCTTGAACGCCGGCAGGCCGTGGATGCTCTCCGGAACTCCGAACAGCGTCTTTCTGATATTATCAATTTCTTACCGGATGCCACGTTTGCTATCAACACCGAAGGAAAAGTGATTGCCTGGAACAAGGCACTGGAGGTGATGAGTGGTATTCCGGCGTCATCCATGATCGGCAAAGGCGACTATGAATACGCCCTCGCATTCTTCCCCGAACGCCGCCCGATTCTCATTGACCTGATCCAGGAACCTCTCGATAAACCCGAAAATCTCGGCTATGCCATTCTCCAGAGAGACGGGAGTGTCATCGTTGCCGAGACAAACGCCCCCAGCCCCCGTGGTGTCCCGGGGGTGTTCTCGGCAAAAGCCTCCCTCCTGTTCGATAAGAACGGGGTGATTACCGGCGCGATTGAATCTGTCCGGGACATAACGGAGAGCAAGAAGAACGAGGTCTCCCTCCGTGAACGGCAGGCGGAACTAAAAAGTATCTTCGCGGCGGCACCCGGCGGAATCGGCGTCTCTGTCAATAAAAAATTCCGGGAGATCAACCAGTACTTCTGTGATATGCTCGGGTACTCCGAGGAGGAGCTGTTAACAAATACCTCCCGGATGATTTACCCGGATGACGAGGAGTACCGGTTCGTGATGAGGGAGCGGGACCGGCAGATCCAGGAACGCGGAATTGCAAAGATCGAGACCCGGTGGCAACGCAAAGACGGTACGATCCTTGATATCCTGCTCAGTTCTGCTCCCCTGATCCCGGGGGATCTTTCCCGTGGTCTCACGTTCACCGCGATTGACATTACCGACCGGAAACGGGTAGAGGATGAACTCAGGATCGAGAATGAGAAGAACCGTGGACTCATGGACCATGCCAATGATGCGATCTTCATTGTTGATGCCGAGACCCGGATGCTCATCGATGCCAACAAGAAAGCACAGGATCTCGTGGGGAAAACCCCTGACGAGATCCGCACTTGGCATTACACGAATCTCCTTCCGCCTGCGGTTCACGGACGGGTCTCTCTTTATTTCGACGAGATTATACGGGACGGAAGCGGCTCGCAGATGTTTCCGGTGCTTGACCGGGAAGGGCGGCAGGTGCCGGTGATCATCAACGCAACGGCAATTTCCCAGGGCGAACGCCAGTGCATCATGGGGATTTTGCATGATATCTCTGAAATCCAGATGACTCAGGAAGCCCTTGAGTTCTCGAACCGGAAACTCAACCTGTTATCAGAGATAACAAGGCATGATATCCGGAACAAGCTGACCGTTATCGGGGGATATCTCGAGCTTGTGAAGGACCGGCCGGAAGAGCCGGAGTATTCCATGTATGTCCGGAAGATCACCGATACCTTCCAGACCATCAGCGAAAATATCGAGTTCACCCGCGTGTACCAGAACCTTGGTTCATCAGCCCCGATATGGCAGAATGTCCATGAAGCTTTTTTCCATGCCTGTACCCAGATGGACATACAGAGAGTCTGTGTGCAGTCGGATGTCGGTGGGATCGATATCTTTGCCGATCCCCTGCTGGAGCAGGCATTTTACAATCTCATCGAGAATGTCCTCAAGCACGGAAACAAGGTAACTACGATCCGGTTATCTGCCCGGGCAAACCGGGACTCTGCGGAGATCATCATTGAGGACAACGGTGTCGGAATCCCCCCGTTTGACAAGGAGAATATCTTTACGAAGGGCTTTGGCAAGAATACCGGCCTTGGCCTCTTCCTTGTCAAGGAGATCCTCTCCATCACGGGCATCACGATCCGGGAGAACGGGGAATACCGGAAGGGAGCCCGCTTTGAACTGGTAATCCCCCGCGGGGCGTTCCGGTTTCCGGGGAACCGGCAGAGCGACCGATGCCATATCCTGACACACGAAAAACCGTGA
- a CDS encoding ATP-binding cassette domain-containing protein, translating into MKDQDQNPAAHHCPPLDPERELIHVDCASHVYPDGSVGIHQMCFSVRKREIVAICGPNGSGKSTLIEHLNGLLRPTDGRVWVNGRTVSEGEQENLWKEVGLVFQNSDDQLFSPTVLDDVMFGPLNMGMPPADAKARALQALATVGAADLAGKLPNYLSGGQKRLISIAGIIAMQPLVIAMDEPTSDLDPIHTAMVESIILDLRERLGISVVIATHDLDLAARIADRICLVRNGAVYAQGIPQEIFYDPDLIREAGLTLPATVRTYLDFCSATGARPSDRPVRRDELTTALLRSRDESCAR; encoded by the coding sequence ATGAAAGACCAGGATCAGAACCCCGCAGCACACCATTGCCCGCCACTGGATCCAGAACGCGAACTCATCCATGTCGACTGCGCGAGCCATGTTTACCCTGACGGGAGCGTCGGGATCCACCAGATGTGTTTCTCGGTCAGGAAGCGCGAGATCGTTGCGATCTGCGGGCCCAACGGGTCGGGCAAGTCCACCCTGATCGAGCACCTCAACGGCCTGCTCCGGCCCACTGACGGGAGGGTCTGGGTAAACGGGAGAACTGTCTCGGAAGGGGAGCAGGAGAATCTCTGGAAAGAGGTGGGTCTCGTCTTCCAGAATTCGGACGACCAGCTCTTCTCCCCGACCGTGCTCGACGACGTGATGTTCGGCCCGCTGAACATGGGGATGCCGCCCGCGGATGCAAAAGCCCGTGCGCTCCAGGCTCTCGCGACCGTCGGCGCCGCGGATCTTGCAGGTAAGCTTCCCAATTACCTGAGCGGCGGCCAGAAACGGCTCATCTCGATCGCAGGGATCATCGCCATGCAGCCACTCGTGATCGCCATGGACGAGCCGACCTCCGATCTCGACCCGATCCATACTGCAATGGTCGAATCCATCATCCTCGATCTCCGCGAGCGCCTCGGGATCTCGGTGGTCATCGCCACCCACGATCTCGACCTTGCTGCCCGGATCGCGGACCGGATCTGTCTTGTCAGGAACGGCGCGGTCTATGCCCAGGGGATCCCGCAGGAGATCTTCTATGACCCCGATCTGATCCGGGAGGCGGGCCTGACCCTGCCCGCGACGGTCCGGACCTACCTCGATTTCTGCAGCGCGACCGGTGCCAGGCCCTCTGACCGCCCGGTCAGGCGCGATGAACTGACAACAGCTCTCCTCAGGAGTCGCGATGAGTCCTGTGCCCGGTAA
- a CDS encoding calcium-translocating P-type ATPase, PMCA-type, which yields MKEPAIIPFKELESLTGIAGIASNDAGRLRSTYGANAMTPPVREPLWKQYLEKFNDPIIRILLFAVAVSTVVSVIKGSGLLDTIGIIIAILLATGIAFFNEYRSSKEFDVLNAHRDDVAVKVIRNGHPASVASREIVVGDLVLLEAGDAIPADGWVLSSDDLCSDESAFTGETEPVRKSTGDKLLKGAFITAGKGRMIAAAVGDSAQMGVIAASLGIDHATRTPLEQKLEALAGIISKFGYAMAVLICATLLIRGILVGDVTGFNLDSANNILQYFMLAVVIIVAAVPEGLPMSVALSLSLAMRKMTRANCLVRRLIACETIGSATTVCTDKTGTLTKNQMEVVESSSGKPVSLPDLPQAPAEWITLNAAVNGTAHLEEREGKIIVIGNSTEGALLRWLRKESLDYLQIRAETHVTKQYLFDGNRKRMSTVVHLEGRSFLLVKGAPEIVASLCTVKPDLGGVNALASRAMRTLSFAHREIHGGDESETGLVWDGFVGIRDPLRDHIAESVATCQSAGIRVRMVTGDNPETARAIAREAGILKDGTVMTGGAFRALTKDEQVEAARNLEVMARAEPMDKLLLVEALQKTGAVVAVTGDGTNDAPALKHADVGLAMGIAGTEVAREASDIILLDDSFGSITSAVWWGRSLYENIQRFILFQLTINFCACILVFIAPLLGLAEPFTIIQILWINIIMDTLAAFALCSEAPHGGLMNHAPVPQDAKIVTPFMWLSIIVTAMFLILAGILQLSTGFLGGTTPTEVSTVFFSAFIIAAVWNGINCRALDGKMPSFFRGNPTFFAVMGAIVVVQIAIVQYGGAVFATVPLSSVQWIRIIVASASVLVVGFILRLAYRMYSAGKTGQNA from the coding sequence ATGAAAGAACCTGCAATAATCCCTTTTAAAGAACTGGAATCCCTCACGGGGATTGCCGGTATTGCCTCAAACGATGCCGGGCGGCTTCGCTCCACTTATGGCGCCAATGCCATGACCCCCCCGGTGCGCGAACCGCTCTGGAAACAGTATCTCGAAAAATTCAATGACCCCATCATCCGGATCCTGCTCTTTGCGGTTGCGGTCTCGACTGTAGTCTCGGTAATCAAGGGAAGCGGGCTGCTTGACACTATCGGGATCATTATTGCGATCCTCCTGGCTACCGGGATCGCATTCTTCAACGAGTACCGGAGCAGCAAAGAATTTGATGTCCTCAACGCTCACCGGGACGATGTTGCCGTCAAGGTGATCCGTAACGGTCATCCTGCCTCGGTTGCTTCCAGGGAGATCGTGGTCGGCGACCTGGTTCTTCTTGAGGCCGGCGATGCCATTCCCGCGGACGGGTGGGTGCTCTCCTCCGATGATCTCTGTTCCGATGAATCTGCATTTACGGGTGAGACAGAACCGGTCCGGAAATCAACAGGGGACAAGTTGCTCAAGGGCGCTTTTATCACTGCAGGGAAAGGGCGCATGATTGCTGCGGCGGTCGGGGACTCCGCCCAGATGGGAGTTATCGCAGCCTCCCTCGGGATCGACCATGCGACCCGGACCCCGCTCGAGCAGAAGCTCGAGGCGCTTGCAGGTATCATCAGCAAATTCGGGTACGCGATGGCAGTCCTCATCTGTGCCACGCTCCTCATCCGCGGTATTCTTGTCGGGGATGTGACCGGGTTCAACCTGGACTCTGCCAATAATATACTCCAGTACTTCATGCTCGCGGTCGTGATCATCGTTGCCGCGGTTCCCGAGGGGCTCCCGATGAGTGTTGCCCTGTCGCTCTCTCTTGCCATGCGCAAGATGACCCGGGCCAACTGCCTTGTCCGGAGGCTTATCGCCTGCGAGACCATCGGGTCGGCGACAACCGTCTGCACCGACAAGACAGGCACGCTGACAAAGAACCAGATGGAAGTTGTGGAATCCTCTTCCGGCAAACCGGTCAGCCTTCCCGATCTCCCGCAGGCTCCCGCAGAGTGGATCACGCTCAATGCCGCGGTGAACGGGACTGCCCATCTTGAGGAGCGTGAAGGGAAAATTATCGTGATCGGCAACTCCACGGAAGGTGCCCTCCTCCGCTGGCTCAGGAAGGAATCGCTCGATTACCTGCAGATCCGGGCCGAGACCCATGTGACAAAGCAGTATCTCTTCGACGGCAACCGGAAACGGATGTCAACGGTTGTACACCTGGAAGGCAGGTCGTTCCTGCTCGTAAAAGGTGCCCCGGAGATCGTAGCCTCGCTCTGCACCGTAAAACCTGATCTTGGCGGCGTGAACGCTCTTGCATCGCGGGCCATGAGGACACTCTCGTTCGCCCACCGGGAGATCCATGGCGGGGACGAGAGCGAGACCGGCCTTGTCTGGGATGGTTTTGTCGGGATCCGCGATCCCCTCCGGGACCATATCGCTGAATCGGTTGCAACCTGCCAGAGTGCCGGCATCCGCGTGAGGATGGTCACCGGGGACAATCCCGAGACGGCCCGGGCCATTGCCCGTGAAGCCGGTATCTTAAAAGACGGGACGGTCATGACCGGGGGTGCCTTCCGTGCACTCACGAAAGACGAACAGGTTGAAGCTGCCCGTAATCTCGAAGTGATGGCACGGGCAGAACCCATGGACAAACTCCTGCTCGTGGAAGCACTCCAGAAGACCGGCGCGGTCGTGGCGGTGACCGGTGACGGGACCAATGATGCTCCCGCCCTCAAGCATGCGGATGTCGGCCTTGCAATGGGAATAGCCGGTACCGAAGTTGCCCGGGAAGCAAGCGACATTATCCTGCTTGACGACTCCTTTGGATCGATCACGAGTGCTGTCTGGTGGGGCAGGTCGCTTTACGAGAACATCCAGCGGTTCATCCTCTTCCAGCTCACCATCAACTTCTGCGCCTGCATCCTCGTCTTCATCGCCCCGCTCCTTGGGCTTGCCGAACCGTTCACCATCATCCAGATCCTCTGGATCAACATCATCATGGATACCCTTGCGGCATTTGCACTCTGCTCGGAAGCCCCCCATGGCGGGCTCATGAACCATGCGCCCGTACCACAGGATGCAAAGATTGTCACGCCGTTCATGTGGCTCTCGATTATCGTGACCGCTATGTTCCTGATCCTTGCCGGTATCCTCCAGTTATCGACCGGCTTTTTGGGCGGGACAACGCCTACCGAAGTAAGCACGGTCTTCTTCTCGGCCTTCATTATAGCCGCCGTCTGGAACGGGATCAACTGCCGTGCCCTTGACGGGAAGATGCCCTCGTTCTTCCGCGGCAACCCGACCTTCTTTGCCGTTATGGGAGCAATCGTTGTTGTCCAGATCGCGATTGTCCAGTACGGGGGAGCAGTCTTTGCCACCGTCCCGCTCTCGTCAGTACAGTGGATCCGGATTATCGTTGCGTCAGCATCGGTGCTTGTTGTTGGTTTTATCCTCCGGCTTGCATACCGCATGTACTCCGCTGGAAAAACCGGGCAGAATGCATAA
- a CDS encoding NAD(P)/FAD-dependent oxidoreductase, with the protein MIYDVVIAGAGPTGSAAAEECARLGLTTLCIEEHGTIGHPVQCAGLLSNAAFAECRVSGRPVLNRVTGARIFAGNEKSILIDAKRIMACVVDRCALDREMAEHAANRGAEFRLRTSVSGIRGNTLLTRGVNGDEEIPFRILIAADGPRSSIARYLKMERARLFLAGIQADIPCESDTRYVGLYPDAAPDFFGWAIPVTPGITRIGMCTGSHVPERFEEFRKRFGDNCLHLVTGTLPLGVMPRTYGNRALFVGDAAGFAKPTSGGGIYTGIRSARHAAKVAAEACGCDRYDDSVLARYEQYWQADFGSELELGFRLLGMRQRMTSGDVNDIIAALDDPDIIRTIEEYGDMDRPGIVVKKLLFRPGMLRLLGPLLATGLRSFL; encoded by the coding sequence ATGATATATGATGTGGTAATTGCTGGTGCAGGACCAACAGGCAGTGCGGCCGCAGAAGAGTGCGCCAGGCTCGGGCTCACCACGCTCTGTATCGAGGAGCACGGCACGATCGGCCACCCGGTCCAGTGTGCCGGCCTCCTCTCGAACGCCGCGTTTGCCGAGTGCCGTGTATCGGGGCGCCCGGTCCTCAACCGGGTAACAGGTGCCAGGATCTTCGCAGGCAATGAAAAAAGCATCCTGATCGATGCAAAGAGAATCATGGCCTGCGTCGTAGACCGGTGCGCCCTCGACCGCGAGATGGCAGAACATGCTGCGAACCGGGGAGCGGAGTTCCGCCTCAGGACAAGTGTAAGCGGTATCCGGGGAAACACTCTTCTGACGAGGGGCGTGAACGGCGATGAGGAGATCCCGTTCCGTATCCTCATTGCAGCGGACGGCCCGCGGAGCAGTATTGCACGATACCTCAAAATGGAACGCGCCCGGCTCTTCCTTGCCGGGATCCAGGCCGATATCCCCTGCGAATCCGATACCCGGTATGTCGGACTGTATCCAGATGCAGCACCGGACTTTTTTGGCTGGGCGATTCCGGTAACGCCCGGGATAACCCGTATAGGTATGTGTACCGGATCTCACGTGCCGGAACGATTTGAAGAGTTCCGGAAAAGATTTGGGGACAACTGCCTGCACCTCGTGACAGGCACCCTCCCGCTCGGCGTAATGCCCAGGACCTACGGGAACCGTGCCCTTTTTGTCGGAGACGCAGCAGGGTTTGCAAAACCAACATCAGGAGGGGGAATTTATACCGGCATCCGTTCCGCCCGTCATGCCGCGAAAGTCGCGGCCGAAGCGTGCGGGTGCGACAGGTACGATGATTCCGTCCTTGCCAGGTACGAGCAGTACTGGCAGGCCGATTTCGGGAGCGAACTCGAACTGGGTTTCCGGCTCCTCGGCATGCGACAGCGCATGACGAGCGGGGATGTAAACGACATCATCGCTGCACTCGATGACCCCGATATCATCCGCACCATTGAAGAGTACGGGGACATGGACCGGCCCGGCATCGTGGTTAAAAAACTCCTCTTCAGGCCGGGGATGCTCCGGCTCCTCGGTCCCCTGCTTGCAACCGGCCTCAGGTCGTTTTTGTAA
- a CDS encoding energy-coupling factor transporter transmembrane component T, with amino-acid sequence MSSAAFSPHIPDLDLITYYSERQASFFSKVSPWTKFGCLIFIVLAITLTRNLFILLGMYIVVVALYAAARLPLGKLVAWYTLPLLFVISLIGLLIWNEPGIPLASISLWGFTITLTDNGLLLIGTLTLKAFISVTFSLFFLMTTRYQHFAAMISRIFPTPLDQIFLMAYRFLFLTLSMIASMLKSVRSRGGSLIHSVRMQGRLFAGIFALVFIRSFERGERVHKAMTARGFTGSYSSYGEVPRPAFPGFALLIALAIVSIALVITSPYRGW; translated from the coding sequence ATGAGTTCCGCCGCATTTTCCCCCCACATACCCGATCTCGACCTCATCACGTATTATTCCGAGAGGCAGGCCTCGTTCTTTTCAAAAGTGAGCCCATGGACAAAATTCGGGTGCCTCATCTTCATTGTCCTTGCGATCACCCTCACCCGTAATCTCTTCATCCTCCTTGGCATGTACATCGTTGTTGTTGCCCTGTATGCGGCTGCCCGGCTGCCACTTGGAAAACTCGTGGCCTGGTACACTCTCCCCCTCCTTTTTGTCATATCACTCATCGGCCTTCTGATCTGGAATGAGCCCGGGATCCCTCTTGCTTCGATCTCCCTCTGGGGTTTCACGATCACCCTGACGGATAACGGCCTCCTGCTCATCGGGACCCTGACCCTCAAGGCATTCATCTCCGTTACATTCTCGCTCTTTTTCCTGATGACCACGCGGTACCAGCACTTCGCAGCCATGATCTCGCGCATCTTCCCGACACCGCTCGACCAGATCTTCCTGATGGCGTACCGTTTCCTCTTCCTGACGCTCTCCATGATCGCGTCCATGCTCAAGTCGGTCCGTTCCCGGGGGGGAAGTCTTATCCACAGCGTGCGGATGCAGGGACGGCTCTTTGCCGGCATCTTTGCCCTCGTCTTCATACGTTCGTTCGAACGCGGGGAACGCGTCCACAAGGCGATGACTGCACGGGGCTTTACCGGATCCTATTCATCGTATGGCGAGGTTCCCCGCCCGGCCTTTCCGGGGTTTGCCCTGCTCATCGCCCTCGCCATTGTCTCCATCGCCCTTGTGATCACCTCGCCATACCGGGGGTGGTGA
- a CDS encoding DUF432 domain-containing protein codes for MFGQHPGDFSYAEKDLTLTIDRSGPAPRYERQCGSDRIEKILAISPEAAIIISPVEPVNLPIEIAHHLEIVFPRIVMQPGESMDINLKFPVEIGVFLQTGTDTSVIDIFSLNPVKYSLYGKPVTGLITRYYESDIYHEPPVTDPHVEGVMTLTLRNRCTGAVEVSRAVFECHAMKLFYGSHVGMNATMEIISSAIAVTSFDGTPPRNCPDRGIDLYSSRKLPIIPEQGFYMESGVV; via the coding sequence GTGTTTGGACAGCATCCCGGGGATTTTTCTTATGCTGAAAAAGACCTGACCCTCACCATCGATCGATCCGGGCCGGCACCCCGGTACGAGCGCCAGTGCGGCAGCGACCGGATTGAAAAGATCCTCGCCATCAGCCCTGAGGCAGCCATAATTATCAGCCCGGTCGAGCCGGTCAATCTCCCGATCGAGATCGCCCATCATCTTGAGATCGTCTTCCCGCGTATTGTCATGCAGCCCGGTGAATCCATGGACATCAACCTGAAATTCCCGGTAGAAATCGGGGTATTTCTCCAGACCGGCACGGATACATCGGTTATCGACATATTCTCCTTAAACCCGGTAAAATATTCCCTGTACGGCAAGCCGGTAACCGGGCTTATCACCCGTTATTACGAGAGCGATATCTACCATGAACCGCCCGTGACCGATCCGCACGTCGAGGGAGTCATGACCCTGACTCTCAGGAACCGTTGCACCGGCGCAGTCGAGGTGTCGCGGGCAGTCTTCGAGTGCCATGCCATGAAACTGTTCTATGGCTCGCATGTTGGCATGAACGCAACTATGGAGATCATCTCGTCCGCAATTGCAGTCACTTCCTTTGATGGGACACCTCCCCGTAATTGTCCGGACCGGGGAATCGATCTCTACTCGAGCCGGAAACTGCCTATCATTCCGGAGCAGGGATTCTACATGGAATCGGGTGTTGTATGA
- a CDS encoding VTT domain-containing protein — MDLLFPIIDLVLHFDKYLPGIIETYGFWTFLILFLIIFCETGLVVMPYLPGDSLLFVAGALAGAGFLNPEILIGTLILAAVLGDTLNYWIGHTVGMKLLDWKYCFIKKDHLEKTREYFEKYGGITIVIARFVPFIRTFAPFLAGVGRMPYRWFITYNIIGGILWVCAFTLAGFFFGSIPIVKENFSYIIYAIIGISFLAVASIIVGVFRSMRACAAESTETKEKD, encoded by the coding sequence ATGGACCTGCTGTTTCCCATAATCGATCTCGTCCTCCATTTCGACAAGTACCTGCCAGGCATCATTGAAACCTACGGTTTCTGGACGTTCCTGATCCTGTTTTTGATAATCTTCTGCGAGACCGGGCTCGTTGTGATGCCGTATCTCCCGGGAGACTCGCTCCTCTTTGTGGCCGGGGCACTGGCAGGTGCAGGTTTCTTAAACCCCGAAATCCTTATCGGCACGCTCATCCTTGCAGCGGTACTTGGGGATACGCTCAACTACTGGATTGGCCACACCGTCGGGATGAAACTGCTTGACTGGAAATACTGTTTCATAAAAAAAGACCATCTCGAGAAAACCCGCGAGTATTTCGAGAAATACGGGGGGATTACAATCGTTATCGCCCGGTTCGTCCCGTTTATCAGGACGTTTGCCCCGTTCCTGGCCGGCGTGGGCAGGATGCCGTACCGCTGGTTCATCACCTATAATATCATCGGTGGTATCCTCTGGGTCTGTGCCTTTACCCTGGCCGGTTTCTTCTTTGGCAGTATCCCCATCGTCAAGGAGAATTTCAGTTATATCATCTATGCCATCATCGGGATCTCGTTTCTTGCGGTGGCCTCGATCATTGTCGGTGTATTCCGCTCTATGCGGGCATGCGCGGCCGAGTCAACGGAAACCAAAGAAAAAGACTGA
- a CDS encoding mechanosensitive ion channel family protein: protein MILGDLINLTSTMSEVSENADAITSDFSWGDLVFVLLLFIAAYVIGLVVAHFMKLRFSHRMKDDQLALATTIVRVLIIFISLALALPGIFHLSMAIVFLLLLGCIIAIAMSSSAVVGNAAAGVGLLYEHTFSPGDFIQVGEVTGTVVAVHILSITIRTPSGVLVRIPNNMLYSTTLSNFHAHVARRYSYDAGIRYEDNAKMAIDIIRNIVESHTFVLKNPAPEIFVSDIDPCSIRIKCRFWVPSVWANTQDDLSLRTEFLLRIKEALEAAGIEIPFPQTTVHLTGPDREEAGKPR, encoded by the coding sequence ATGATTCTTGGGGATTTAATTAACCTCACCTCCACGATGAGCGAAGTTTCCGAGAACGCCGATGCCATCACATCTGATTTTTCCTGGGGCGATCTCGTCTTTGTCCTCCTGCTGTTTATCGCAGCCTATGTTATCGGTCTCGTTGTTGCCCATTTCATGAAACTGCGGTTCAGCCACCGGATGAAGGATGATCAGCTGGCACTCGCAACAACGATTGTCCGGGTGCTCATCATCTTCATCTCTCTCGCCCTCGCACTGCCGGGCATTTTCCACCTGAGCATGGCGATTGTTTTTCTGCTTCTCCTGGGTTGTATCATAGCGATCGCCATGTCGAGCTCGGCCGTTGTCGGGAATGCTGCTGCCGGGGTGGGTCTTCTCTATGAACATACGTTCAGTCCCGGGGATTTCATCCAAGTCGGTGAGGTCACAGGCACCGTTGTTGCCGTCCATATCCTCTCGATAACCATCCGCACGCCAAGCGGCGTCCTTGTACGGATCCCCAACAACATGCTCTACAGTACTACTCTCTCCAATTTCCACGCGCACGTTGCACGACGGTACTCGTACGATGCCGGGATCCGGTACGAGGATAATGCCAAGATGGCCATTGACATCATCCGGAACATCGTGGAGTCACATACCTTTGTCCTCAAAAACCCGGCCCCGGAGATCTTCGTGAGCGATATCGACCCGTGCAGCATCCGGATCAAGTGCCGGTTCTGGGTGCCGTCAGTCTGGGCCAATACCCAGGACGACCTCTCGCTCCGGACCGAGTTCCTCCTCAGGATCAAGGAAGCCCTTGAAGCGGCGGGGATTGAGATTCCCTTCCCCCAGACTACCGTACACCTGACCGGCCCTGACCGGGAGGAGGCTGGAAAACCCCGGTGA